The Nocardia sp. NBC_01329 sequence GTCACCTCCCCGGCCATCGACGGCGCACGTAGTGCCTCGGCGACCCTGGACTGGCTGGACTACCACGGCTATTCGCATCTGGTGCAGCAGACCGTGGTGGTGGTGAACGCGTCCCGACGTGGATCCACATCGGTGAACCTGGACCATCTGCGCCGGTTGTTCCTGGACCGGACGCGGGCGGTGCAGGTCGTTCCCTTCGACGACCATCTCGCCGAGGGCGCCGAAATCGATCTGGAACTGGTGAGCAAACCGACTCGGCAGGCCCTGCTGGAGCTCGCCGCGATGGTCGCCGACGATTTCGCCAATGTGGACGGCTACCCCTACGGCAACCGCTACTGATCGGTCACGGGCGGTGGTTCGGCAGTGATCTGCCGGGCCGCCGCCGTGAACGAGTCCAGAACCGCGGCGATCGCCGGCCGGTTCTCGGCAAGCGGCCTGGTGACAAGGTCGTAGAGGCGGGCTGCCCGGACCCCGGACAGTCGCAGTTGTGACAGGGCCGGGTGGGTGACGACGTACCGGGGCATCAACGCCACCCCGTACCCGGCGGCGACCAATGTCTCGATCATCCGGAAATCGTTGAGGCGCTGGACGATACGCGGTTCGACACCGGTGACCGTGGCGATCGAGCGCAGTACATCGTCCACCGGGAAACCGCCGCGTACGCTCAGCCACGCCTCCTCGGCCAGTTCCGCCGCCGAAACCTCGGCCCGGCCGGCGAGCGGGTGATCGGGGGCGACGACCACATCGATCGGTTCGCGCATGAGCACCCGGGAGCTGATCCGGGGCCCCGACACCGGGGCGGCCCGTTCATCGCGGTGGGTGAGCACGATGTCGTAATCGGCGAGCAGGCGCGGGGTGTCGTGCGGCGGTACGTCCTCGTCACCCGCGGCGATCTCGACACCGCTACCGGCCACGGCGGGAAGGACATGCGGTAGCAGGAGCGCCCCACCGGAGGGGAAGACGCCGACCCGGACCTGCCCCCGCGGCGACCCGCGATAGTAGGCCATCTCGGCCACCGCTCGGTCGAGCGCCGCGAGTACCTCGTCGGCCCGGACCACGAGAGCGTGCCCGGCGTCGGTGAGGCGGACGCGGCGACCGCTCGGTTCGAGCAGGGCGACGCCCGCCTCCCTGGTCAGCACCTTGAGTTGCTGTGATACTGCCGACGGGGTCATGGACAGGGCGGTGGCCACCGCGCCGACCGTGCCGCGATCGGCGAATTCACGCAGGATGCGGAGTCGTTCCACGGACAAGGCGGGATGCGAACCGACCATTAAGCGATACTAAAACATTAGTCCATAACAATTCGATTGTTCTGACAGGTTGATACATCCCATGATTAACGGGTGACCTCCCGTGACCGCACGCTCGCCCTGACCGTCATTCTGCTGTGGGGAGTGAACTTCCTGGCCATCCGCGTCGGGCTCGACCATCTGCCGCCGTTCTTCTTCGGTGCGCTGCGGTTCGCGGTGATCGCCGTCCCGGTCCTGCTGTTCATCCCACGTCCCGCCGTCCGGATGCGTTGGATACTGCTGTACGGCACAGGTTTCGGACTCCTGCAATTCGCCTTCCTGTTCACCGCGATGCGGGTCGGTATGCCGACCGGGCTGGCCTCACTGGTACTGCAATCCTCGGCCCCGTTCACCGTATTACTCGGGGCACTGCTACTCAGGGAGCGACTGCGGCCCCTGCAGATCGCCGGACTCGCGGTCGCGGTCGCGGGAATGGCGGTGATCGGCTGGGACCAATTCGCCCACGCCGCCCTGGTACCGGTCCTCCTCACCCTGGCGGGCGGATTCAGCTGGGCACTGGGCAATATCGGGGCACGCCGGGCCACCGTGGAATCGCCGGGCATCAATCCGCTGCATCTCACCCTGTGGATCACCGCGGTGCCGGTGCTGCCCCTGTTCGCACTCTCCGCCCTCTGGGAGGGCCCGACCACGGGTGTGCGCGCACTCGCCGGCACCTTCTCGGCCGACGGCTGGCCGGCGCTGGCAGGCCTCGCCTATATCGTCGCGTTGGGGACGGTCGTGGGTTCCGGCGTGTGGACCTACCTGATGAGCCGGTATCCGGCCGGTAGCGTCGCGCCGTTGTCGCTGCTCGTGCCGGTCGTCGGATTCACCGCCGCGTGGATCTTCCTGGACGAGACCCCAGCGCCCGCGAGCCTGATCGGCGGGGCGGTGGTCATCGCCGGAGCCTTCGCGGCGACGGTGGGTGCCGCGAAGACCGCACCGCGACCGGACCAGGAGCGCGCGGACTCGTCCGCGAACAAGACGGCCGGCCTCCCGGAGCGCCCGGATATCCACAACCCGAAGGTGCTGGAGCCGGCGATCCGATGAGTCGCCGGGCTCCCGATCTCGCGGTCGGTGCGCCGAACGGGGCGCATCCCGTTTAGAGTATGGCGCGATCGAGACAGCTACCCCGGGTTAGGCAGCGGAAGACAACATGGCAGAGCAACGGTGGCCCACCTCGGGCGCCGCAGAGGTTCCAGGTCGTTCCGCCGGGCCGGGAGCCTTCACCCGGCGAACTGTGCTCCGCGCCACCGCGGCCGCCGGGATCGGGGCCGCCGCAGTAGCGGCGCTACCCGGCGCGACCGCGCGAGCCCGGACGAAGTCCCGGGTAGCCGTACTGGGTGGTGGTGTCGCCGGACTCACCGCTGCTCACGAACTAGCCGAACGCGGCTTCGAGGTCACTGTGTACGAACGCCGGGCACTCGGCGGCAAGGCCCGCAGCATGCCGGTCCCCGCGACGGGAACCGACGGACGGCCCGATCTGCCCGGCGAGCACGGTTTCCGCTTCTTTCCCGGCTTCTACCAGCACATTCCCGATACGATGCGGCGAATCCCGTTCGGCGAGAATACGAACGGAGTGTGGGACAACCTGGTCGGCGTCCCCGACGCCCGGTTCGCCCGGGCCGACGCCGACGACATCCGTGCACCACTGGGCTTCGGCCGGGTGAACGCCGCGACCGCGGAAGGTATGCGGGAGAGCCTCGCAGCGGTCATCGCCACCACGCTGAAGATGCCGCCCGCCGAAGGCCTTTTCTTCGCCAACCGGCTCCTGGTGTTCAACACCAGTTGCGACGCACGCCGCTTCGGCCAGTGGGAACACACATCGTGGTCGGATTTCGTCGGCGCGCACGGACGGTCGCACGAGTTCCGCGCACTGGTCTCGCGCACGCTCACCAGCCTTCTGGTGGCCGCCAAAGACGACCTGGCCAGTGTGCGCACGATCGGCTCGATGGGCGAGCAGTTCCTCGGTAATCCGATGCAGATCGGCAACGACGGCGATCTGGACCGAGTGCTCAACGGTCCCACGAACGTCGCGTGGATCGACCCATGGGTCGCACGGCTGCGCGAACTGGGCGTGCGCTTCGAACTGGACGCCGAAGTGCGTGGGCTGGAGGTCCGGGATCGGCGGATCACCGGCGCGCGGATCATCCACGGCGCCGGCACATCCGAGACAGTGACAGCGGACCATTTCGTCGTCGCCCTACCGGCCGAACGTGCCCGCGACCTGTGGAACGCCGATATCCTCTCCGCCTGGCCGCAACTGGCGGCGATGAGCCGACTCGTCACCGACTGGATGAGCGGAATCCAGTTCTACCTGCGCCGTCGGCCCGGACTCGGGGCCGGTCACTCCGCCTACATCGACTCGCCCTGGTCGCTCACCTCCATCGCCCAGGACACACTGTGGGCGCGCAAGCTGCCCGAATACGGGGACGGCACGGTGCTCGAATGCCTGTCGGTCGATATCTCGGACTGGAACACCCCGGGCATCCTGTTCGGCAAAACCGCCAAGCAATGCACGCACGAGGAGATCGCCCGGGAAACCTGGGCGCAGATCCTCGCGCACCTCAACGACCGCGACGAGATGCTGCGCGACGCCGACCTGCACTCCTGGTTCCTCGACCCCGGTATCAGCTGGAACGCCGACCGCGGCGAGAACGCCAACGCCGACCCACTCTTGATCAATACCGCCGGATCGTGGGATCTGCGGCCGGAAGCGCACGGTGGCGTCGAGAACCTCTACCTGGCAGGCGATTACGTGCGCACACATATCGACCTGGCCACCATGGAGGGCGCCAACGAATCCGCGCGGGCCGCGGTGAACGCGCTGCTCGAGGTCACCGGTTCGGACGCACCCCGCTGCGCGACCTACACCCTCTGGCGAGCCCCGGAACTCGAACCCCTGCGCCGCGCCGACGCCGACGCCTACGCGGCCGGTCGGCCGAACGTATTCGATATCCAGCTCTGATATTGCCCGGCACCGGTGTCACCGCAGGGTGAACTCCCCCGCGCCGCGCGAGGGCGAGCGCGGCGGGTCATTAGACTGCGCGGCGTGGCAGAGATATCGGTGCGGGGGCGCGTAGCCCTCGGGGTGGCCGGCGCGGCGGCGTGGGCCTCCCGTAAGGCGGGCCGGGGCAACGGGTCGATGATCGGCGGATTGCTCGCGCTGAAGGTCGACCCGAGAATCATGAAGCAACTGGGCCGCGGTCGGCGCACTGTGCTGATCACCGGCACCAACGGCAAATCGACCACGACCCGGATGACCACTGCCGCGCTCAGCACACTGGGCGAGGTCGCGACCCAGGCCGACGGCGCCAATATGGATGCCGGGATCGTCTCGGCGCTCAATGTGCACCGAGGCGCGGCACTGGCCGCGATCGAGGTGGACGAACTGCATCTGCCGCATGTCACCGACGCGCTGAAGCCCGAGGCGGTCGTCCTGCTGAACCTCAGCCGCGATCAGCTGGACCGGGTCGGTGAGATCAATATGATCGAACGCCGACTGCGTTCGGGCCTGGCGCGGCATCCGGATACCGTCGTCATCGCCAACTGCGACGACGTACTGATCACCTCCATCGCCTACGACCATCCGAACGTGATCTGGGTCGCCGCCGGCAGCGGCTGGGCGATGGACGCCACCAGCTGCCCGCGCAGCGGAGAGCCGATCCTCTGGGAGGGCACGCACTGGCACAGCACCGGCGCCGATTTCTCCCGACCGCAACCGGATTGGTGGCTCGACGGCGACAAGCTCTGCGGTCCCGACGGAATACGGCTGCCGCTGCGGCTGGCGCTACCCGGCCGGGCGAACCGGGGCAACGCCGCACAGGCGGTGGCCGCCGCAGTGGCGATGGGCGCCGATACCGAGCAGGCCTGCGCCGCCACCGGAACAGTCCAGGAGATCGCCGGCCGCTACCGCACCGTCCAGGTCGGTGAACACGCCGCCCGGCTGCTACTCGCCAAGAACCCGGCCGGCTGGCAAGAAGCCTTGTCGATGATCGACCACAGCGCGTCCGGGCTGGTGATCGCGGTGAACGGGCAAGTACCCGACGGCGAGGACCTGTCCTGGCTGTGGGACGTACGGTTCGAACATTTCGAAGACGTCCACGTCGTCGCCGCCGGGGAACGCGCCACCGATCTCGCCGTACGCCTCACTTACGCCGGGGTGAAGCACACCACGGTCGCCGATCCGGTACGCGCGATCGCAACCTGCCCGGCCGGCCCGGTCGAGGTACTGGCCAACTACACCGCGTTCCGCGATCTCAACCGTGACCTCCAGGAGCGGACCCGATGAGCGATTCGACCATCCGGATCGGGCTGGTGCTGCCCGATGTCATGGGCACCTACGGCGACGGCGGCAACGCGCTGGTACTGCGGCAGCGACTACGGTTGCGCGATATCGACGCCGAGATCGTGGAGATCACCCTGCCCGATCCCGTACCGGAATCCCTGGACATCTACACCCTCGGCGGCGCGGAGGATTCGGCCCAGCGCCTGGCCACCCGCCACCTGCTGCGTTTCCCCGGCCTACAGACCGCCGCCGGGCGCGGCGCCCCGGTACTGGCTATCTGCGCGGCGATCCAAGTCCTGGGCCGGTGGTACGAGACCTCGAGCGGTGAACGAGTGGAAGGTGTCGGTCTCCTGGACGCCACCACCTCTCCGCAGCAAACCCGCGCGATCGGCGAGGTGACAACAGATCCACTGCTCACCGGCCTGTCCGCACCGCTGACCGGATTCGAGAACCACCGAGGCGGCACCACCCTGGGCCCGGACGCCACCGGGCTGGCCCGAGTGACCCGCGGCGTCGGCAACGGTGTCGGCGATGGACTGGAAGGCGTGGTGCAGGGTTCGGTCCTGGGCACCTATATGCACGGCCCCGCTCTGGCCCGCAACCCCGAACTCGCCGACTACCTGCTCGGCCGCGCTCTCGGGGTCGACTCGCTACCACCTCTGGACCTCCCGGAAGTAGACCGACTACGCCGCGAACGCCTCCGCGCCTGAGCTGTGTCTTCGGCGCGCTGGCGCGCGCGGGGGTTGAGGCCCTGAAGTCTCGCCGTTCAGGCCTCGAGACTCGCACCCTGGCCTGGGTGGGTTCACCTCGGCCGAAGGTGCTCAACGGTCGGTCCATCGGATGGCCGACCGCACGTCGCATGCGCTTTCGAGGCCTGAACGGCGAGACGGCCTCAACCCTTTGGGGTGTCTCGTAAGACTCGACTCATACGGTTGCGTCGGCATTCGACCGCCGGGGTCGGGTGGGGTGAGGTGGGAATTCGGCCACGTGATGGGGGCATCGTCTCTCTCCGATCGGCCGCCCGACCTTCACACTCGAGCCGACCTCGAACGGGGGATCCTCTCCCGGTGGTCGACCCGACCCCTCGGCGCGGGTGGTGGCGGGGCATAAACTTCCCCGGGTGAGTTACGACCATGTGCTGTTGCCGTCCGGTGTCGCCTCCACACCCGAGGAGGTCGACGCGTATCTCACTACTCAGCAAGGTCGACCCGAGACCGACATTGTCGCGGAGCTGGCGGGGGAGCTGAACGTGCGCAATGCCGAGCTGCCCGAATCCGACAGTTTCCTGAGCGTGTCACCGCTGGGCGGGGCACCGACCGGGGCGGTACTACAGGTGCCGAGCCCCTACGATGCCATCGGCTTCGTTCGCGATCTGCTCTTCGAACTGGCCACACCGCGGGGTTACGCGGTGTACGACCCCCAGCTGACCTGGTTGATCGATCCCGCCGGTCATGTTCCGGTCACCGTGACGCACGGCGGTGCGGGCGAATTCCCTTATCTGACTGAGGCACTCGCCGCCTCCTGGGTTCGTGAGCTGGCCGACCCGAACCCGTATCTGATCGTGGAGCGGGCCCCGGAGGTCTACATCCAGACCTACCGGGAATCAGCCGAGGATTACACGGTCGAGTTCCGCGACGGGAGCCCCGACCGGCATTTCACGGCGCGGATCACGGGATCCGACGCTGTCGCGGGCCTCATCTGGGATTGGGCCCGCCAGGACCGTGCCCGGCTCGACCGGCTGCACTGGGAGCGGCTGGAGTTGTGAGCACCGCGACCGGCCCGGCCGTCACAATGCGCGACGGCCGGAGAACGCCCGGCCCAGGGTCAATTCGTCGGCGAACTCCAGGTCACCGCCCATGGGCAGGCCCGACGCCAGGCGGGTGACGGTGAGGCCGGGGAAATCACGCAGCATGCGCACCAGGTAGGTCGCGGTCGCCTCGCCCTCGGTGTTCGGATCCGTCGCGATGATCACTTCGGTGACATCCACCCCGTCGTCCTGGCTGCCGATGCGGGTCAGCAGTTCCCGGATACGCAACTGTTCCGGACCGACCCCGCTCAACGGGTCGAGCGCACCGCCCAGCACGTGGTAGCGGCCCCGGAACTCCCGGGTCCGCTCGATGGCCGGAACATCCTTGGGTTCCTCGACCACGCAGATCATGCTGCGATCGCGGCGCGGATCAGCGCAGATCCGGCACAGTTCGCCGTCGGCGACCGTGCCGCATTGCGCGCAGAACCGCACTCCGTCCCGGATCTTCTGCAGCACCGCCTGGAGCCGGTCGATTTCCGGCGGTTCCACTCCGAGCAGGTGAAACGCGATCCGCTGGGCGCTCTTGGGACCGACACCCGGCAGTTTCCCCAGTTCGTCGATGAGATCCTGAACCGGACCCTCGTACACCGCGATACCCCGGCCCGATCAGAAGCTCGGCAGACCCGGTGCACCGCCGCCGGCCAGCGGCCCGAGCCGTTCGGCTGCCAGGTTCTGGGCGTTGGACATGGCGTCGTTGACCGCGCCGATCACCAGATCCTGCAGGGTTTCCACATCTTCCGGGTCGACGGCCTTCGGATCGATCGTCAGCGACAACACCGCGCCGGTCGCCTTGATCCTCACCCGGACCAGACCGTTACCGGCCTGGCCGTCCACCTCGGCCGCGGCGATCTCGGCCTGCGCCGCCATCACCTGCTCCTGCATCTGCTGGGCCTGCTGGAGCAACTGCTGCATATCGAACTGACCATCGGGCTGCACGGGATTCCTCTCTACGGACGAGTCACAATTCAGCCTAGACCGCCGCGGTCGTGGATTCAGCCGCACCCACGCCCGCCTAATATCGGGTTGCCCGGTGCATTCGTACCGCGCCGAAAATTCTGGACCGTAACTGGAGCTGATTGTGTCCAAGGGATATCTGCTGGGTGCCCTCATGATGGTGTCCGGCGTGTTCCGCGCGGCTACCGCCGAAGCCGACCCGGAAGCGGCCGTCGACCACGGCGACGGCTGCGTCATCGATCCCGCGGCACCGGCAGTCACCATCGACTCGTTGCGCTGGAATTGCACCGGTCTCCAGCACGCCCGGATCTACCGCACCGCACAGGCGGGCTCGGTGCCGTCCGGGGTGATGAACGGCTGGGTGACCTCGACCTCGCCCATCGAGCCACTCGTGCCCGCGTTCTGGATCGGGAAGGCCTTCGACACCGGGCCCGACGGCGGGCAGTTGACGAATCGGATCACCGGCGCGGATCTCGAAGGCTGGCCGGCGAATGTGTACCCGGCCCCCTCACGCGTCGACGGGGAAAAGACCTGGGTGCTGGACTACACGCCCGCGATCACCCCGCAGGTGTACGACGAGATCCGCGAGATCGTGCCGGGGGTGTGGCTCGGTTACTCATGGTGGCGCAGCACTCGTCAGACCCCCGTGTTGCTCTCGTTCGTCCTCGCTCACGGAGAAGCTGTCGGTCCGTGAACCGCTGATGCCGGCCGGCCCGCCCCGGGCCCGGATCCGGCGGTCACCGGAAAGGATCGTGAACCCGCTCCCGGTGACCGCCCGATACGGTGGAACTCGGCCCGATCAGGCCAGTTCGCGCTTCAGGTTCTCCAGTACCTCGGCCTGGATCTTGCGCAGGCCGAGGGGCGCGAAAATGCCCTCGAAGATGCCTTTGACGCCGCCGGCGCCCTGCCAGGTGGTCTCCAGGGTGACCGTCGAACCGGAACCGGTCGGGGTGATCGTCCAGGTGTTGACGAGCGAGGAGTTGGCGTCCTTCTCGGTGACGACATTGTCGGCGACCGAAACCTGGGCCCGGATATTGCGGACCCGCTTCTCGGTGGCCTGCAGGGTCCACTCGGCGACGGTGCCGTCCCCGTGCCCACCCTCGACGACCTTGTAGTCGCGGTAGTGCGCCGACAGGATCTTCGGGCGCACCTCCGTGTAATCGGTGACCGCCGCCAGTGCGCGCTGCGGGTCTGCGGCGACCTCGATCGAACTGCCGGCTTTGACCTGTCCCACGGTGAACTCCTTATTCGGGATGCGTTGTGACAGCCTGTATTCTCTCCCCACCCCGGGCGGGACAGGGCCGGGGCCCTGTCGATCCCGGTTACAGATGGCAACACCGGGAGCAGAGGTGACCACTGGGATGCGGCGGCGAGAGCCCGACGGCGTCGACCCCGACACCCGCCCCGCGCCGAACAGCCCCCGAATCCAGGGCCTGGAACGCCCACGCAACCACATGAGTCGAGTCTTACGAGACACCCAAAGGGTTGAGGCCGTCTCGCCGTTCAGGCCTCGAAAGCGCATGCGCCGAAGGCGCGAGTCTCGAGGCCTGAACGGCGAGACTTCAGGGCCTCAACCCCCGCGCCGCCGCAGGCGGCGCCAAAAACACAGACAATTCCGAAATAGCGGTCAACCAGCATGAACAGTTCGTCGAACACGGTGCAACAGATATGTGACATTTCGCCACCGACGATCCCCCCGCTGTGGCCGATCAAGACCAAGTAGGACTAGCGTCTAGACGTGGCAATGAGTCTGTTGGGGAAGGCCGGCCACGGTCCGGCCGCATATGAATCCGGGTTCGCCGCATATCGGGCAGGTGTCGATCGCCTGCTCGCGAGCTATCGCGCCATCCCGGCGGGCGCAAACGTGCGGCTGGCCAAGAAGACTTCCAATCTTTTCCGCGCGCGGGCGAAGAACACAGCACCTGGGCTGGATGTCTCCGGTCTCACCCGGGTGATCGAGGTCGACCCGGAGGCCAGGACAGCCGAGGTCGCGGGCATGACCACCTACGAGGACCTGGTGGCGGCCACCCTGCCGTACGGTCTGGCACCGCTGGTGGTGCCGCAGCTCAAGACCATCACCCTCGGTGGAGCGGTGACCGGGCTCGGGATCGAATCGACTTCCTTCCGCAACGGTCTACCGCACGAATCGGTGCTGGAGATGGAGGTGCTCACCGGAGCCGGTGAGATCGTCACCATCACCCCGGACGGCCCGGACGGCGAACTGTTCCGTGGTTTCCCGAACTCCTACGGCACGCTGGGCTACGCCACCCGGTTGAAGATCGAGTTGGAACCGGTGCTGCCGTATGTGGAGTTACGCCATCTGCGGTTCCACGACCTGCGCGAACTGGAGGCCGTGCTGGACCGGGTCGTGCTCGAGCGCAGGTTCGACGGGGAACAGGTCGATTACCTCGACGGTGTCGTTTTCAGCGCCGGGGAGAGCTACCTGACCCTGGGCCGGCAGACCGGCGAACCGGGGCCGGTGAGCGACTACACCGATATGGACATCTTCTACCGGTCCGTCCAGCACGACGACCCGGCGCCGAAACGCGATCGGCTCACGATCCACGACTATCTCTGGCGCTGGGACACCGATTGGTTCTGGTGTTCACGCGCGTTCGGCACGCAGAACCCGAAGATCCGTCGATTCTGGCCGAAACGCTATCGGCGCAGCAGCTTCTACTGGAAGTTGATCGCCCTCGATCACCGTTACAATATCGGCGACAAACTGGCTGCACGCAGGGGCGATCCGCCGCAGGAACGCGTGGTGCAGGACATCGAGGTCCCGGTGGAGCGCACCGCGGACTTCGCGGAGTGGTTCCTGCGCGAGATCCCGATCGAACCCATCTGGTTGTGCCCGCTGCGGCTGCGCGATTCCGCCGCGGCGGACGACACCCGGCCCTGGCCGCTGTATCCGCTGCGCCCGGGTCGCACCTATGTGAATATCGGCTTCTGGTCGGCGGTTCCGAAGTTGCCCGGTCAGCTGGATGGCGCGGCGAACCGAGCCATCGAGAAAACCGTCACCGAATTCGACGGACACAAATCCCTGTACTCGGACTCTTTTTACGAGCCCGAGGAATTTGCCGCCCTGTACGGCGGTGAAAGTTACGAAACATTGAAAAAACGCTACGATCCCGGCCAGCGACTGCTGGATCTGTACTCGAAGGCGGTGCAACGCAGATGACGACATTCAAGGATAGATCCGATGCTTTCGCGGACCTGGGCACTCGGCTCAGTATCGCCGAGGTCGTCGAGACCTTGGTCGACGGCGATGTTCCTATCAAGCTGACGGCATACGACGGCAGCACGACCGGTCCCGTCGATTCCGAGTTCGCGCTCGAGATCCGCAATCCGCGGGGCATAAACTATCTCGCCAATGCCCCCGGCGACCTCGGTCTGGCACGCGCCTACATAGCCGGCGATATGGACGCGGCCGGGGTGCATCCCGGCGACCCTTACAAGATCCTCGCCGCGATGACGGATCTGAAATTCAAACGACCGTCGGCACTTTCCCTGGTCGCCATCGCCCGATCTCTGGGGTGGGAGCGGCTGCGCCCGGTGCCGCCGCCACCGCAGGAGACGCTGCCGCGCTGGCGGCGGATCGCGCTGGAGGGGTTGCGCCATTCCAAGGCCCGCGACGCCGAGGTCATCCATCACCACTACGACGTCTCGAACACGTTCTACGAGTACGTTCTCGGTCCGTCGATGACCTACACCTGCGCGTGTTACGGCGAGCGGGACTGGTCGCTGGAGCAGGCTCAGGAGAACAAATACCGGCTGGTTTTCGAGAAGCTGCGGTTGAAAGAGGGCGATCGCCTGCTCGATATCGGTTGCGGTTGGGGCGGTATGGTCCGCTATGCCGCCAAGCGGGGCGTCAAGGTCATCGGTGCCACTCTTTCGGCCGAGCAGGCTGCCTGGGCGCAGAAGAAGATCGCCGAGGAAGGTCTCGGTGATCTCGCCGAGGTCCGGCATTCCGATTACCGCGATGTCGCCGAAACCGAGTTCGACGCGGTTTCCTCGATCGGGCTGACCGAACATATCGGGGTCCAGAACTATCCGTACTATTTCCGGTTCGTCCAGAGCAAACTGCGTCCGGGCGGCCTGTTCCTCAACCACTGCATCACCAGGCCGGACAACACCCGCACCACCAAAGCGGGCGATTTCATCGACCGGTACGTGTTCCCCGACGGGGAGCTCATCGGTTCCGGCCGGATCATCAGCGAGATCCAGAATGTCGGCCTGGAAGTAGTGCACGAGGAGAATCTGCGCGAGCATTATGCGCTGACACTCGCCGAGTGGTGCAAGAACCTGGTGGCCAACTGGGATGCGTGTGTCGCCGAGGCCGGTGAGGGCACGGCCAAGGTGTGGGGCCTGTACATGGCGGGAAGCCGGCTCGGTTTCGAACGCAATGTCGTGCAGTTGCACCAGGTGCTCGGAGTGAAACTGGGCCCCTCCGGGGACCCCGAGGTTCCGCTGCGTCCCTGGTGGCAGCCCTAGCGGTAAGGGCCCGGCGACCGGGCTCAGCTGAGGAGTTCGTCGAGGAAGCGGATCGGGACACGGATCGCACCGAGGGTGCGGACCGTGTCCGTTCCGTCCGGCGTGGTGACCGGCAGATCATCGCGCACCACATGCAGAATCTCGCGAACGGCGGGACCCGCGTCCAGTAACGGACGGGTCCAGCCGAGCTCGGCGCAGGTGGACAACGCGGGCGCCAGCAGCGCGGCCGCTTCACCGACCCAACCCGCTGCGGCGAGGCATTCGGCGAGCAGCAGCGACATATCGAGCTGGGCCCGGGGCCGCCCCTGTTCACCGGTGCGCCCGTGGAGCGCACGGGCATGGCGGGCCGCGCGTTCGTGCTCCTGGCGGTCCCCGGTTTCGAGCAGCGCGCGGATCATCGTGATCTCGCCGGCCTCGATATTCAGCACGGTCGGCGCAACGTCCGGGCCGGAACTGCGGTCGCGACCCGTGAATTTCGCCAGGCCACGCGCGGTGCTGTCCGCGGCTTCCGGCCGATCGCCCGGCCCGGGCCGCACGATTCCCAGGTGGATCTGCTCGGCCCGGATATGAGCGGCCAGCCGGGACAGTTGGTGATCGGCCGCGATCCGGGAACCCTCGGCCAGCCTCACCGCGGCCGCGGTGAGGTCGCCGCGCAGAGCCTTCACCCGAGCCCCCGTGACGATGGTGGCGATCAGCGATTCGATCGGACCGAT is a genomic window containing:
- a CDS encoding SRPBCC family protein; the protein is MGQVKAGSSIEVAADPQRALAAVTDYTEVRPKILSAHYRDYKVVEGGHGDGTVAEWTLQATEKRVRNIRAQVSVADNVVTEKDANSSLVNTWTITPTGSGSTVTLETTWQGAGGVKGIFEGIFAPLGLRKIQAEVLENLKRELA
- a CDS encoding FAD-binding oxidoreductase, which gives rise to MSLLGKAGHGPAAYESGFAAYRAGVDRLLASYRAIPAGANVRLAKKTSNLFRARAKNTAPGLDVSGLTRVIEVDPEARTAEVAGMTTYEDLVAATLPYGLAPLVVPQLKTITLGGAVTGLGIESTSFRNGLPHESVLEMEVLTGAGEIVTITPDGPDGELFRGFPNSYGTLGYATRLKIELEPVLPYVELRHLRFHDLRELEAVLDRVVLERRFDGEQVDYLDGVVFSAGESYLTLGRQTGEPGPVSDYTDMDIFYRSVQHDDPAPKRDRLTIHDYLWRWDTDWFWCSRAFGTQNPKIRRFWPKRYRRSSFYWKLIALDHRYNIGDKLAARRGDPPQERVVQDIEVPVERTADFAEWFLREIPIEPIWLCPLRLRDSAAADDTRPWPLYPLRPGRTYVNIGFWSAVPKLPGQLDGAANRAIEKTVTEFDGHKSLYSDSFYEPEEFAALYGGESYETLKKRYDPGQRLLDLYSKAVQRR
- a CDS encoding class I SAM-dependent methyltransferase, which translates into the protein MTTFKDRSDAFADLGTRLSIAEVVETLVDGDVPIKLTAYDGSTTGPVDSEFALEIRNPRGINYLANAPGDLGLARAYIAGDMDAAGVHPGDPYKILAAMTDLKFKRPSALSLVAIARSLGWERLRPVPPPPQETLPRWRRIALEGLRHSKARDAEVIHHHYDVSNTFYEYVLGPSMTYTCACYGERDWSLEQAQENKYRLVFEKLRLKEGDRLLDIGCGWGGMVRYAAKRGVKVIGATLSAEQAAWAQKKIAEEGLGDLAEVRHSDYRDVAETEFDAVSSIGLTEHIGVQNYPYYFRFVQSKLRPGGLFLNHCITRPDNTRTTKAGDFIDRYVFPDGELIGSGRIISEIQNVGLEVVHEENLREHYALTLAEWCKNLVANWDACVAEAGEGTAKVWGLYMAGSRLGFERNVVQLHQVLGVKLGPSGDPEVPLRPWWQP